Genomic window (Daucus carota subsp. sativus chromosome 5, DH1 v3.0, whole genome shotgun sequence):
ATAACTTAATTTAAATCTAAGGGTATTTACGGTCATTATACAAAACTAtgtttttaaattcttttatttGTTTACAAAACATATTGACGTTTTAGCCCTTAAAATAAGTCTTGTATGTAACatgaatgtatatatatatatatcgaaggGATGGGGCAGCTCATCGTTTTGCTTGAAATTGGTAGAGAGTGCTTATTCTGTTCTCCTGGTAAAttctatgattttttttttaattttatctccAACTTTATTCAATTACTGTCTCAGAACTCCTCTCCTGCTTATTACTTGTTTGATTATCTCTGTTTTGATTATACCTTGCTTCTTCTTTACATGAAATCCTCAGATTTGTAGGTATTAGAGAACCAGGCCTCACTTAATTGTCACGGAGAAAATTTGATGTACAAAGGAAAAACATGATTCTAGTGTAGCGATATGTAACGAAGAATATGTTAATCGCTTATCTCATTCTTTGCACAAAAAATTAAcaactaaattatatatattgttgacCTCACTCCAGGCTTTTGTTTTGATTCGATATTAAGTAACtgatcataaaattttattgtttgtaGTCCTTTATGCGatcatataataatattgtattttaaCGTCGGACCTTTATATTGTTCTTAATTGAAATATCTACTTTTAGAATTGTGTCCCCCGTTTAGTTTATGTTTGATTACTCATCTTTTGGTTAGATGTTGTTTTATGGATTATTAATTGATGGCAGTATATTAAAACCCGGTGTCTGTAATGTTTCTGGGAGAGCCTTCATTTAGTCTTTGTTGTACTAATTGTTAGTATAAAAAGCAATTACCAATGTCCCAACTTCTGTTTACACAGCTGCTGTTTAATTCAGTATTTGCctggtgttttttttttcttgtaaacTATGGTTCTTGaaatttagatataaatatCAGTGGAAAAGAAAGCATGATGAGTGATGTCAAAAATGGGCAAATCAATTGTGGAGGCAATGCTGCTGCACCATTGTCAAAGAGGCAATTCAGAGATGAAAGAGAGGATAGGATAAGCTACTTGCCCGAAGAGTTGATTACTCGTATCTTTGATCGTCTGCCAATTCATGATGTAGCAAGAACAAGTATCCTTTCAAGAGCTTGGAGAAATTTTTGGCCTGAGTATCCTGTCGTAGCTCTTGATAGGGAATTTAATTCTCGGCTGACTTCCAGTAAAGAGATAACCACACACAAATCTGAATTTATAAAGGCCTTCAAAATGATTATCTCATCTCACACTGGCCCCATACAGAAATTTAATCTGTACACTACCCCTGTGCTTCGCCACTGGTCTATTCATCAGGGGATAATTCGACAATTATCAGGCAAGGGTGTTAAGGAAATATATCTTTACTTTGAAAAGCTGGAGGTCTATCCACTTTCCCCTGCATTGTTTGATTGTCATAAGTTGACTCGGTTATTTCTCCATCACTGTATTGTGGGTCCATCCATTGATACTCGAAGCTTCACTAATCTGACAGAAGTTCTACTCTCCGCCATCTCATTTCCACGTGACATGACATTCGGAACACAACTTCAGGTTTTGTATCTGCGAAACTGTATAGGAATTGAACACCTAACCCCCCAATTCATAAGTGGTAACCATTTACGAAGACTCTTTATTGTTACTAGTACTACAATTGAGTGGAAATGGTTCCAAAGTAccacaaaactcaaattcctaGGTCTTGCATTGAAGGCTTCAAATTCCAACATCAAAGGAGCGAGCAAATTGATCGAGCTTCTAAGTAAGATTCCTCATTTTAGTAACTTATCACTTGATGGTACCACCCTCgaggtaatgtgatttttttttgcaaaCTTAGTTATTCATAGTCTTTTTAACTTGCGAGTTACCAACATACAGAGAGAATTGTATAATGGCGCACATCCGTACTCACACAAATACATATTCAGGTTTTCGGACCACCTCCTCCAGATTTGGCAAGGCCTGCAACAAAAGCGATTGAGTTGAGAATTTCAACATTGACGGTGTTCCGGCTTAAAATGCATAATTTTTGCCAGATCTTAAATCTTGTTTACATTATCAGAAGTTGTCCCAACTTGGAAGATATTTGCATAATGCTGGTAAGAACTTTAAGTCGGGGACGGAGGGAATGGGTGGCCGGCAGTGGCAACCGCCACACCAAAACACCGTAGATTCAAAGAATTAGTATTAAAATTACTTggaaaaaaactaaatatacacGATTTTTgtactaatatattaatatttagttattactCCCTTCAACTATATATGAATTTATCAATATAGGGATAGAGGTAAGTACATCTGTAAATTTGAATTTCTTACTTATAAATTAATTGgttttattagattttagtAATCTATTTCTTGATAAGAAAAAGTTCTGCCCCTCCAACGTGTGTTTTCTAGTTTTGTTCGTGCTGAGTAAGTAGTATATATGAAGCAATGTACTAAGCATTTTAAagttagaaaaaaatatatagacatTTATGTTTGAAATGTTTGCATGTAGGCACTTGAAAGAGTGAAGAGTTCGACTCCTGAAGAATCAACGATCGATAATTATTTCGCATCACTGGATTCGAAAGACATGTGTCTGGACCAACTCCAAACTGTAAAAATTAAGGGCATCCAGTATTCAAGATTCGTCCAAAATTTCATCAAACTTCTGCTTGCTTCTTCACCTTCACTTAAAGTGATTTCACTTTCCTGCAACACAAAAATTACCAgtctggaagacaagttgaaAATTAAAAGAGATTTGCGGAAAATCCACAGATTATCCTTAGATGCACAAGTCATCTGGTGCTAGTTAATTATTCCTGTTTGTAATCTTGCGTTGGGTTGACATGTGTCTTGAGaccttttcaattattttgagtattgaaataaatttcaaaCCATTTAGCATCATCTGTTAAGTAGCTAGTAATGCTAGGTGCAGATGACAATGGGCAGagtttttgtaaaattcaaattcaGATATTCTGTGGTTTTAAAAGTATGAGTTTCGGAGGATAGCATTTCAGGACCAAACTTTGTAGCCGAGTGAAGCTGTTGCAATGAATGAAGAACCAAATTCAGGTTGTGAATTCAAAGACCTTTCGTCTCTTTTCCCCGGCGACGGCATCGGACCTGAGATCGCCGAGTCCGTTAGACAGTACATAAACACCGGGGATTAGTTTTCTCCATCTGGTTACTCAAGATTTTACAAGGTCAGCTAATTACTTTGCCTTGTTGATGTATATACAACTTTGTTGGTTATTCATggtttatgcatatatataagtTTATCTATGTATCATGtttttaagtgtatatattgaTTGTGATCAATTGGTTTTATTTGAGTGACTGcttgttttattaatttaatgcATATTGCTATAATGATTCACATGAGTTGGTTGTGAATGTGATTTGTGTCTTAATCGTCTTCTTTATGTGGCTTATGCTTATATAAAAGTTTGTTGGTATTTCTATCTTTTTTGACTGGTTAATAGCATGCTATATGAGTTAAAATTTCTTTCTTTGCAATTCAGAACTCCTATATTATGCAAGCCGATAGATTTAGATGTCCGTCATGAGTTTACACCTTTCTTCTGCAAATAATTGTTGATTGATTTATTGGATGCTAATACTGATCTTTTAGACAATGTTTTATACATACTGAGACATAGGCAATTTTAAATTGGTCTTGTGAAGAAGCCGTTTGGTGTATCTATTTGCTTAGATTGGTAGACATATGTTCATCTTATGAGCATATTACTCAAAAATATGAAGTTAAATGTGTGCTAACTTTTTATCTGTAGGTGTTTTCCACCTGTGTGGAAACCACTACTATAGTTCTAGTAGAGTCAATttagttttggttttggttccaGTAGTTAAGTGAGTCTAAGCCATATTGCATGATAGTTTTAATGGTGGGCTTACTATATATATGCTTGTAAAAGTaccatgatcttcaaaatcatGGCGGCCATTATGGATGGCTTTGTTTTGGTACCTTTAAGGTTTTTTGGCACCTCTGGTGGCTTTTGTTTGGTGAATTCCAATGAACTTGTTATGTCTTTGGACATATTCGCGTTTAAAATATCCAAAGGACAAGACATCTCATACGTTTTACTCTATAGAACTGAACGGAAGCAACAGAGAACTGATCAAGTACACTAATAAAGGTTGGAGACACAAAAACTTCTAAACTTTGAGCTCCAAACTGTAAAAAAGAGATATTTTCTTTATTCAGTATAAAAGAAATGTAGAGTATCAGTATTTGTTGCTGGATATAAAAGGAAAGACTACTCAAAAAATCGAATTTAATATCCTAGAGTATTAGGTGGTTAAGACCTCTTTTAATCAGGGAGAATAGATATGACCGGCTTTAATGTTTAGCTAAAATCAAGGACCAATTGGTAAGAGCTAGTCAAAATTACCGGAAATACTAAAAGCACTGAATTTGATGGAGATTACAATGACTAGAATCATAGAGTTTTCTAATTAGAATCTAAAATCCAGTAATCAAGGTCATATTTAAATCTATTGTATTCCTCAAGTTTTGAATATTCTAACTATAAATAAGTCTGGGCGGGAATCAAGGATCTGTTATAGAACTTAATTATAATGAAAGTAAAGTAAATTGTTCCTTGTTTAGGTAAGGAGGAATGTCTGAGTATAATTGAGTAATAATGTAGCAAATGACATTGATTATACTTACAATCTTAAAAGCTCCAATTTTAGCTAAAAGACATGAAATGAAAAGCAGAGTTTTCTATACgccatttaacaaaaaataataaataaatataaaaccttaTATGCAACGGGTTCTTTTTGTCTCATATAATATACTGAAGTTTTTTAGGTCAGAGAGgtttcaaaattataatcacAGAATAACACATATtctcaattataaaaataataagattaAGGTAGAGATCAGAAAAAGAAAGGCGATATTAAAGGAAATACAAAATTGTGGTTTTTAAAATCACCAACTAATAAGCATAATACCAGTCCGTAAGCTGGATGCCTATTTTTCAGCAGAAATCAATGAAATACTTTTAGGAATGTCTGATTATAGGCAGAGTGAACTTTTTGAGAAAGTTAATAACTAATGAATATTCTATGTACTCATGACCTGATCTTAAAGCCGATATTTAGGATTAATTTCAGGCAtgtatgaatataaatatgttacTAGCTAAACATCTAAATTGCAACCACCTCTTCccctaagagcaactccaagggaaCACCTCCCTTACCTATAATGAGCCTGTGTACAAAAATAGGGGTTGAAGTAAAAATTCTTCACTCCAACCATCCTTTCCTTACCTAAaatttttaggtgagagaaaacaaaaccccTTCTTTTGGGATAGAAAAGTGAGCCCCTATTTCTTCCAactcatctctttctctctcattttctttcattttttattttccctCCTTTTTTTATGTACCCACCATAGtaaaagttttaataaaatattttttttttcaaatatagggaTGATTATAGGGAATATCATTGGAGTAAAATAAGTTTTTGCTTActtatattttaggtaatcattattttattatattttaggggtCGAAGATAAGTAACACCATTGGGGTTGCTCTAACACTTTATACAAAAGTACAGGCTTTTTCTCAGTATGGAGAAGGAAACAGTTCCATTAGCTGAGGGTGATCTAGGGAAGCTACAACTGAAGTCCAATGAGTTAGAAGTTATCACCAATCCATCTAATGTATTGGAGTTCAGTACTTCGGTTCTCCCCAAAGTCATCTATGCAAGACTGTTGTCAGGAAAAACTATAAACAAAATTGGATTGAAGAACTTGTTCGAGTCTATATGGCAGGGCAAAGCGGGTGTGAAGGTAGAGGATTACACTGATGGCATTATTATTCTTAATTTTGATTCGGAAGCGGTAAAGAATAGAACAATTAGAGGGCAACCATGGGCCTTCGGAGGAAGTTATCTAATTTAGTTGAGGTTGATGCTATGACTCAAGTAAATACAGAATCTTTTCACAAAATCCCCTTCTGGGTACAAGTACACGGGATCCCCCCAGGTCTCCTTGTGAAGCCTTATGGCGAAAGATTGGGCAAGGAAATAGCCAACTCAATGGGCGATTTCATGGAGTTTGACCCCACATGTCAGAGCAGCTTCATGCGGTTTAGAGTAGGTTTGGACTCCACAAAAGCTCTACTCAGGGGAAAATTTCTGAATTTAGACAAGAACAAGGACAACATATGGGTCTCATTCCGATACGAGAGGTTACCTAAGTTCTGCTCCTTTTGTGGTCACATAAATCATATCCAGAAAGACTGTGCAGCGTTGGTCGAAGAGCTGGAGAGGGGACACAAACCAACACTTCagtataatgtatcactaaaaACTACTGGGTTAAACTATGGCCCATACCAGATGGAGAGTCAAGTGCAGGAGCTAGATCCAAATCAGATTTCAGTGAGTGTTGACTCTACTAGAATGGTTCCAAATGCAGAAATAGTGGACTCTAACACTAAGCGGTTGAAAACTGGAGCTACTGGTTATGGTAATTAATATGGTTAATAGGTTGTATTAACTAGTGATGCATAATAGGTCTCCggaaaattttaataagataGTAACTGCGTTTGTTTGATGTCACAGGTGAAAGTGTAGGAGTCGCagcaaacttaaaaaataaaaaagctgTGGAAGAGGCGGGCAATGGTCGCCAAAGCCTATAAAAAAGGATACAAAAGGAAGGACAGGAAGATAACCCACCCGAAGTAAAGAAGAAATGAACAGAATAAGCTCCGTTAATTGAGGCTAAAGAGGAATGGGAATTTTGATAAGCAGCAAAAGAAAGTGAAACTAAAATAAAAGGAGCCAAGAATAGTAGTTGGCTTCCCTAGCAGGTTTAAGTTTTAGTTTGTAAATAAGGTCGGTAAAGGCCAGAAAAAGCACTTCACATGTGGATTTTCGTCTTGTATTGACAAGGAAATAAAGTATGATTTGGTTTCCATGATATAGATAAATTTGAACTgctatatagatatagattggTAAAATAATTTAGAACATGTTAACACTTAGTACTGGAGTACTGTAGTGCAAATTTAATGCTCTAGTATGACACATAATAAATAAGTGGACAACTGGGTAGTTAGATAACATACAGGACCCGGGAATAAGGGTAAAAGACTGAAGATTAAATGAAATACTGTACTGGAAACATCAGGAAGGTAACGACGGATGACTGGGGTTAAATTATATAAGAATACCTCTGTTTAAATAGGagattatatacttatatataataagcgtaagggagataatttggtcgcatggtcttatgttccaaaagcttatcatccgttggatcgtatattgaacaaataagtaccgttagattataacaaaattaacttctatttctataaggcaactgatatgcatgtttataattccttttctgaatccaaaacaaattctgtctttcacatgtttatgattttttttttaatccaagataaatatttcctatgagctttaattgtaaaatcatataaattgcaccgtcacaaaattatttttatctaatatattttaaaattaataagccggatattttaattcaaaataaatatttcctgccaattttaattgtagaatcatataaatcgcactgtcacaaaattatttttatcaaatatattttaaaattagtaagccaatcttattataataattcttatataaaatatatttataaatataatttaatggaAGTTGATGTCACAtatttttctcaatatatattaaaatttgatagaaaaaatataatactttggcatgatacataagagAAAAGTAATGgtttgattacaatagtttactTGAAGCCATTAATGAGTGTGACGGTGTATTTTATACCGCATcgtcggatgatccaacatgtgtaaccagttttttttacagaaacaagtagaaactatatatttttacaatagttctgacttacaaacaaatcataattttaaattttatttaaatgaaaattttaatttattatttataaattaaattctttcacaccacttacaatatatttaaaaagtttataaataattaaaaagttctcgtgccttgcacgggctataagctagtatgaAAAATACACTTAAGCTACATATAAAATAAAGCAAAACATTAAACAGACAAAATCAAGATTatgtaaatttcaaaaaaatcaagattatgtAGAATTTATGAATCCTCACGTCGACGTTATAAACAACCTACGTTAATGACAAAAAACAACAGATGGGGTGTTACACAAATCATAATACTAGAGAGAATGTTAAAGTTTAATCAGCAAACAATTTTTGATGATGGGGCTTAAAAGCATATCATAAAAGTGATTGCTAAATATGGTGGTTAATGTGGGTCTTTGAAGAAGCAAAATCTGTAGCAGTAACAGAGGAGGAGTGACTATAGTGAGCTAAGGATTTTCCAATATCCAACAGGAATTGCGCTCACTGACCCTGGAGTAATTCTGGCTTAATGGTTGGAGTAACACAATAGTATAGGGACTTAAAACAATTAGAGGATCATGAAAGATGAAATAGATATGGCATAAATCTTGTCTGGGAAGATTCTAGTAATGAAAGAGTGGATCCGAATTATTAAAAGGATCCTTGATGGAAGCTGATTTAGTTAAACTGCCttttttatgaaaagaaattataaagactagtaaattttgtattaaaacaaTAACAACTATTCTGATCACCGACTAATGTTCTAATGCTGATTAAGAAATGAAACCAAAATAAAAGATGAGAGGAGTTAAAAGTTAGGAAGCAGAATTCATACATGATTCTTTGAAGAGGCAAGGGAGAGTAGAAAGATAAAGCAggaatattttgattattatggCCATTGCAAGTTGGAACATACGGGGCCTAAACAATGAGATAGCACTAAGACACTACAAGAAATTTCATTATTCCCAACGAAATATTATGTTGGCAAATCAAGGAAATCCGTTGGTAAAAGAGATTCCTAACGGAATGCCCACTGAACTGGACCGTTAGAGTAAACGTCGTTAGGAAGCACCTCGCCAACCGAATTAGGTGTCCGTTGCTAAGTTAGCAACCGAGTAGTAACAATCTAGTAACAGACCTCTATTTTGCAAAATAACAAAAGAAACACCATCCCGCCAACTGAATAGTCGGTTGGCAATTCTGGCAACATATTCCCAACGGAAAATCTGATGTTAAGTATAGTCAAAATTGTTAAATTTAACAACAAAGAACTAAAAGACTCTTTCGGTTGTTAAATTTCCGTTAGTAGATATAAACATATTCTGTTGGTATGCATGCTCAAATACAGtgcaaaattttcattttctagaATTGTTCATTTTTATGTCTATAAAAATGCAAATAAAGAAATAACAAAAGTGTACTCTTTTTACATAATAAACGTTCCTTTACGATCTTCAAAATGAGATAAGAGTTACCCGATACAATAGTGTTCAAGTATTATATCTAAAAGGAGCCATCAATTACTAACGAGGCTTAAAAACTAGCTAGTACTAACACAACTATAGCTATTTGATTCTCCATAGCTTTCATCTTATCCTTCATCACATTTAGTTCTTCGTGCAACTTCTGATTTTCTGCATCAGCTAAGGATGGACTGCAAGGAATCTCCGGCTTATAAAAGAGAGATTGTAATGAACCAACTCCATGGACCttgttatcttttttttcaCACATGTATCGGTACTTGTCATCCACCTGCTCTCATGAATAAATTGATATCTTAGATAATCTTATATGTAGTTACCAAAAACTCAAGCACTTGCTAAAAAGCAGTTTAACAACATTATGATATAGAATGTATTGAAATCTAGAATGCAGACACAGTCTCAGAGGCCTTAAGCTTATTACTTGACTTCTAATTAATTTAAGATTTGTGGGCATTTTACAGGGGAACTCCTAAATACTATATGATTTACATAAAAATGTCAAGAATCCACCGACTGAAGTTCTAGTCAAATTCTTTGAATTCGTAACAAAATTTCAAAGGTAAAAGTTAAAGTTTTGTTAGAGATTTCTATATACAATTGACTAGCAAGCATATATTTGTAACAAAAGTTtcaattattgaaaattatctAGAAGCAGCAACAaagacaaaaataaattatgtagaAATAGATAAAGCCCATATCTACAGCTGTTAACAGGTGAACATTAGAAACATCAAAGTAAATCATGACGAAAATGTAAAACTCTGCTCTCACTATATACTTCTTCCAGAAAACACTCAAACTCTCCAGTAAAACTTTTTCCTTTTGGTTGGGAATGGATTTATTAAACAAGACCTTATTCTTTGTGCAAGCAAACAGAAGCAAATCAAAGCTGAGATATTCAACGAAACCCCAAAAATACCTAAGCAACCCAAATAAGTCTAAAACAAAAGGATGGAACAAATTTGCACCTGTTTGTAATGCAAATTAGTACTTAAAAGGGTGCATATAAGGTCAGGTTTACAACGTGCAGATTTTT
Coding sequences:
- the LOC108223852 gene encoding F-box/FBD/LRR-repeat protein At3g26920 isoform X1; this translates as MGQLIVLLEIGRECLFCSPDINISGKESMMSDVKNGQINCGGNAAAPLSKRQFRDEREDRISYLPEELITRIFDRLPIHDVARTSILSRAWRNFWPEYPVVALDREFNSRLTSSKEITTHKSEFIKAFKMIISSHTGPIQKFNLYTTPVLRHWSIHQGIIRQLSGKGVKEIYLYFEKLEVYPLSPALFDCHKLTRLFLHHCIVGPSIDTRSFTNLTEVLLSAISFPRDMTFGTQLQVLYLRNCIGIEHLTPQFISGNHLRRLFIVTSTTIEWKWFQSTTKLKFLGLALKASNSNIKGASKLIELLSKIPHFSNLSLDGTTLEVFGPPPPDLARPATKAIELRISTLTVFRLKMHNFCQILNLVYIIRSCPNLEDICIMLALERVKSSTPEESTIDNYFASLDSKDMCLDQLQTVKIKGIQYSRFVQNFIKLLLASSPSLKVISLSCNTKITSLEDKLKIKRDLRKIHRLSLDAQVIWC
- the LOC108223852 gene encoding F-box/LRR-repeat protein At3g26922 isoform X2 encodes the protein MMSDVKNGQINCGGNAAAPLSKRQFRDEREDRISYLPEELITRIFDRLPIHDVARTSILSRAWRNFWPEYPVVALDREFNSRLTSSKEITTHKSEFIKAFKMIISSHTGPIQKFNLYTTPVLRHWSIHQGIIRQLSGKGVKEIYLYFEKLEVYPLSPALFDCHKLTRLFLHHCIVGPSIDTRSFTNLTEVLLSAISFPRDMTFGTQLQVLYLRNCIGIEHLTPQFISGNHLRRLFIVTSTTIEWKWFQSTTKLKFLGLALKASNSNIKGASKLIELLSKIPHFSNLSLDGTTLEVFGPPPPDLARPATKAIELRISTLTVFRLKMHNFCQILNLVYIIRSCPNLEDICIMLALERVKSSTPEESTIDNYFASLDSKDMCLDQLQTVKIKGIQYSRFVQNFIKLLLASSPSLKVISLSCNTKITSLEDKLKIKRDLRKIHRLSLDAQVIWC